The Salvia splendens isolate huo1 chromosome 21, SspV2, whole genome shotgun sequence genome includes a window with the following:
- the LOC121784984 gene encoding ribosome production factor 1-like: MKDLLPSAIKNKEKRSEVHAKLKHQKKLEKKKKAKVREAAEKQALELGEEPPARPVPRTIENTRELDETVCKPDDEELFAGNDADEFSCILKEERTPKVLITTSRFHSSRGPAFIDELISVIPNAHYHKRGTYDLKKIVEYANNKDFTSIIVVHTNRREPDALLVIGLPSGPTAHFKLSRLVLRKDIKNHGNPTNHQPELVFNNFTTRLGHRIGRLIQSLFPQDPNFRGRRVVTFHNQRDFIFFRHHRYIFETKESKEPQPKGEGKKEAKTQEKVITRLQECGPHFTLKLISLQHGTFDTKGAEYEWTHKPEMDTSRRRFFL, encoded by the exons ATGAAGGATTTGCTGCCGTCAGCGATTAAAAACAAAGAGAAGAGGTCGGAAGTTCATGCAAAGTTGAAGCATCAGAAGAAGcttgaaaagaagaagaaggccaAGGTTCGCGAAGCCGCAGAGAAGCAAGCATTGGAGCTGGGGGAGGAGCCTCCTGCAAGGCCAGTCCCTCGCACCATTGAAAACACCCGTGAACTTGATGAAACTGTTTGTAAACCTGATGACGAGGAGCTATTTGCTGGAAATGATGCTGATGAATTCAGCTGCATATTGAAAGAAGAACGCACGCCTAAGGTCTTGATCACAACCTCTCGCTTCCACTCCTCG AGGGGACCTGCGTTTATTGATGAGCTTATCTCTGTCATTCCCAATGCTCATTATCACAAGAGAGGAACATATGACCTCAAAAAG ATTGTTGAGTATGCGAATAATAAAGACTTCACCTCAATCATAGTTGTTCATACCAACCGCAGGGAACCAG ATGCTTTACTAGTTATTGGATTACCAAGTGGCCCCACTGCTCACTTCAAACTTTCGAGACTTGTTTTGCGGAAGGACATTAAG AATCATGGAAATCCTACCAACCACCAGCCTGAGCTTGTTTTCAATAACTTCACAACACGCTTGGGACATCGTATAGGCAG GTTAATACAGTCACTATTCCCACAAGACCCTAATTTCCGTGGTCGAAGAGTTGTTACATTTCACAATCAGCGTGATTTCATATTCTTCCGCCATCACCG ttacatattcgaaacaaaagaaagcaaagagCCTCAACCAAAAGGCGAAGGGAAAAAGGAGGCTAAAACTCAGGAGAAAGTAATTACCAGGCTTCAG GAATGTGGCCCTCACTTCACGCTGAAGCTGATCAGTCTTCAGCATGGAACATTTGATACAAAAGGAGCTGAATATGAATGGACACACAAG CCTGAGATGGACACCAGCCGCAGGAGGTTTTTCTTGTGA
- the LOC121784665 gene encoding beta-hexosaminidase 3-like isoform X1: MEIYVLLAFSSLWGFKILGSKTSVKVSIFIHIVGRGKNCGAFLKVERMGITRLEGIFLWHLVCVFVISANAVDITQLNIWPMPKSVSYGYGNLHLSNEFELRTDGSKFADASSILKDAFKRSLDLLRSTHELEFHASKIDPSLVLKGIHVVVSSPSDELQHGTDESYELHVPAKGNPLYARIEAKTVYGALHGLETFSQVCHYNISSRGIQVHQVPWTIVDQPRFSYRGLLIDTSRHYLPVLVIKKVIDSMAYAKLNVLHWHIVDTQSFPLELPSYPKLWDGAYSVPERYTFADGEEIVSYAKRRGINVLAEIDVPGHAESWGVGYPALWPSKDCKQPLDVSNEFTFKLIDGILSDFNKIFKYKFVHLGGDEVNTSCWETTPHVRKWLQKNRMNGSEAYEYFVLRAQKIALSHGYDIINWEETFNSFGKKLNPKTVVHNWLGSGVAQNVVKAGLRCIVSNQDKWYLDHLDAFWQGVYSNEPLTNITDPKEQALVLGGEVCAWAEHIDASDIEQTIWPRAAAAAERLWTPYDKLAKDPEKIKSRLSYFRCLLNQRGVAAAPLDGYGREAPIEPGSCYLQ, from the exons ATGGAGATCTATGTTTTG CTTGCTTTTTCATCTCTGTGGGGATTCAAGATTCTTGGTTCCAAAACCTCTGTAAAAGTTTCAATCTTTATTCATATTGTTGGGAGAGGAAAGAATTGTGGGGCTTTCTTGAAAGTTGAAAG GATGGGAATAACAAGGCTAGAAGGCATATTTCTTTGGCATTTGGTGTGTGTTTTCGTAATATCGGCTAATGCAGTCGATATCACTCAATTGAACATATGGCCGATGCCTAAATCCGTGAGCTATGGATATGGAAATCTTCATCTCAGCAATGAGTTTGAGCTGAGGACCGATGGAAGCAAGTTTGCTGATGCTTCCTCGATTCTCAAGGACGCGTTCAAGAGGTCTCTAGACCTCCTCAGATCAACCCATGAGCTTGAGTTTCACGCGTCCAAGATTGACCCTTCGTTGGTGCTGAAAGGAATTCATGTAGTTGTTTCCTCACCTTCTGATGAG TTGCAGCACGGAACTGATGAGTCGTACGAGCTGCACGTCCCGGCTAAGGGAAATCCACTTTATGCACGTATTGAG GCAAAAACTGTTTATGGAGCTTTACATGGACTGGAG ACATTTAGCCAAGTCTGTCACTACAACATTTCATCAAGAGGGATTCAGGTCCATCAAGTCCCGTGGACCATCGTTGATCAGCCGAGGTTCTCTTATCGAGGCCTTTTGATAG ATACTTCAAGGCACTATCTGCCTGTTCTGGTTATAAAGAAGGTCATCGACTCAATGGCTTACGCCAAGCTA AACGTGCTGCATTGGCATATTGTAGATACGCAATCCTTCCCACTCGAGCTACCATCGTACCCAAAGCTGTGGGACGGAGCATATTCTGTTCCAGAACGCTACACGTTTGCTGATGGCGAAGAGATTGTTAG TTATGCCAAGAGACGAGGGATCAACGTGTTGGCTGAAATTGATGTTCCTGGCCATGCCGAATCATG GGGCGTTGGATATCCTGCATTATGGCCTTCAAAAGACTGTAAGCAGCCACTTGATGTCAGCAACGAGTTCACCTTCAAACTGATCGATGGGATCCTCTCAG atttcaacaagatcttCAAGTACAAATTCGTACACTTGGGAGGCGATGAAGTTAACACGA GTTGCTGGGAGACGACGCCTCATGTCCGAAAATG GCTACAGAAAAACCGCATGAATGGATCCGAGGCTTACGAGTATTTTGTGCTGAGAGCGCAAAAAATCGCACTTTCCCACGGATACGACATCATAAACTG GGAAGAGACTTTCAACAGCTTTGGAAAAAAGTTGAACCCCAAAACTGTGGTTCATAACTG GCTAGGCAGTGGTGTTGCTCAAAACGTAGTTAAAGCAGGGCTCCGTTGCATCGTGAGCAACCAAGACAAGTGGTATTTGGACCATTTGGATGCATTTTGGCAAGGTGTGTACTCGAATGAGCCTCTCACGAATATTACGGATCCTAAGGAGCAGGCCTTGGTCCTCGGAGGCGAGGTGTGTGCCTGGGCTGAGCATATCGATGCATCTGACATCGAGCAAACCATCTGGCCACGAGCTGCAGCAGCCGCAG AGAGGCTATGGACACCGTACGACAAACTAGCCAAGGATCCGGAGAAGATCAAGAGCCGGCTGTCGTATTTCCGGTGTCTGCTGAATCAAAGGGGAGTGGCTGCAGCTCCATTGGATGGATATGGGAGGGAAGCACCAATAGAGCCTGGTTCTTGTTACTTGCAATGA
- the LOC121784665 gene encoding beta-hexosaminidase 3-like isoform X2 → MGITRLEGIFLWHLVCVFVISANAVDITQLNIWPMPKSVSYGYGNLHLSNEFELRTDGSKFADASSILKDAFKRSLDLLRSTHELEFHASKIDPSLVLKGIHVVVSSPSDELQHGTDESYELHVPAKGNPLYARIEAKTVYGALHGLETFSQVCHYNISSRGIQVHQVPWTIVDQPRFSYRGLLIDTSRHYLPVLVIKKVIDSMAYAKLNVLHWHIVDTQSFPLELPSYPKLWDGAYSVPERYTFADGEEIVSYAKRRGINVLAEIDVPGHAESWGVGYPALWPSKDCKQPLDVSNEFTFKLIDGILSDFNKIFKYKFVHLGGDEVNTSCWETTPHVRKWLQKNRMNGSEAYEYFVLRAQKIALSHGYDIINWEETFNSFGKKLNPKTVVHNWLGSGVAQNVVKAGLRCIVSNQDKWYLDHLDAFWQGVYSNEPLTNITDPKEQALVLGGEVCAWAEHIDASDIEQTIWPRAAAAAERLWTPYDKLAKDPEKIKSRLSYFRCLLNQRGVAAAPLDGYGREAPIEPGSCYLQ, encoded by the exons ATGGGAATAACAAGGCTAGAAGGCATATTTCTTTGGCATTTGGTGTGTGTTTTCGTAATATCGGCTAATGCAGTCGATATCACTCAATTGAACATATGGCCGATGCCTAAATCCGTGAGCTATGGATATGGAAATCTTCATCTCAGCAATGAGTTTGAGCTGAGGACCGATGGAAGCAAGTTTGCTGATGCTTCCTCGATTCTCAAGGACGCGTTCAAGAGGTCTCTAGACCTCCTCAGATCAACCCATGAGCTTGAGTTTCACGCGTCCAAGATTGACCCTTCGTTGGTGCTGAAAGGAATTCATGTAGTTGTTTCCTCACCTTCTGATGAG TTGCAGCACGGAACTGATGAGTCGTACGAGCTGCACGTCCCGGCTAAGGGAAATCCACTTTATGCACGTATTGAG GCAAAAACTGTTTATGGAGCTTTACATGGACTGGAG ACATTTAGCCAAGTCTGTCACTACAACATTTCATCAAGAGGGATTCAGGTCCATCAAGTCCCGTGGACCATCGTTGATCAGCCGAGGTTCTCTTATCGAGGCCTTTTGATAG ATACTTCAAGGCACTATCTGCCTGTTCTGGTTATAAAGAAGGTCATCGACTCAATGGCTTACGCCAAGCTA AACGTGCTGCATTGGCATATTGTAGATACGCAATCCTTCCCACTCGAGCTACCATCGTACCCAAAGCTGTGGGACGGAGCATATTCTGTTCCAGAACGCTACACGTTTGCTGATGGCGAAGAGATTGTTAG TTATGCCAAGAGACGAGGGATCAACGTGTTGGCTGAAATTGATGTTCCTGGCCATGCCGAATCATG GGGCGTTGGATATCCTGCATTATGGCCTTCAAAAGACTGTAAGCAGCCACTTGATGTCAGCAACGAGTTCACCTTCAAACTGATCGATGGGATCCTCTCAG atttcaacaagatcttCAAGTACAAATTCGTACACTTGGGAGGCGATGAAGTTAACACGA GTTGCTGGGAGACGACGCCTCATGTCCGAAAATG GCTACAGAAAAACCGCATGAATGGATCCGAGGCTTACGAGTATTTTGTGCTGAGAGCGCAAAAAATCGCACTTTCCCACGGATACGACATCATAAACTG GGAAGAGACTTTCAACAGCTTTGGAAAAAAGTTGAACCCCAAAACTGTGGTTCATAACTG GCTAGGCAGTGGTGTTGCTCAAAACGTAGTTAAAGCAGGGCTCCGTTGCATCGTGAGCAACCAAGACAAGTGGTATTTGGACCATTTGGATGCATTTTGGCAAGGTGTGTACTCGAATGAGCCTCTCACGAATATTACGGATCCTAAGGAGCAGGCCTTGGTCCTCGGAGGCGAGGTGTGTGCCTGGGCTGAGCATATCGATGCATCTGACATCGAGCAAACCATCTGGCCACGAGCTGCAGCAGCCGCAG AGAGGCTATGGACACCGTACGACAAACTAGCCAAGGATCCGGAGAAGATCAAGAGCCGGCTGTCGTATTTCCGGTGTCTGCTGAATCAAAGGGGAGTGGCTGCAGCTCCATTGGATGGATATGGGAGGGAAGCACCAATAGAGCCTGGTTCTTGTTACTTGCAATGA
- the LOC121784983 gene encoding bifunctional purine biosynthesis protein PurH-like translates to MLGLGTSSAVSTNAAVTSSIVSTGHPLQSVTYATSSAFHPATVFPSHQLSAATSHNLNSLRVKAMAEAASTLKMEPKSALSGKKQALISLSDKKDLALLGVGLQQLGFTIVSTGGTASSLEGSGVAVTKVEELTQFPEMLDGRVKTLHPNVHGGILARRDQEHHMEALNNHGIGTFDVVVVNLYPFYDKVSASTGISFEDGIENIDIGGPAMIRAAAKNHQDVLVVVDSSDYPELLEYLKEGRDDEQFRRRLAWKAFQHVASYDSAVSEWLWKQTEGDKFPPSLTVPLSLKSSLRYGENPHQRAAFYVDKSLAEVNAGGIATSVQHHGKEMSYNNYLDADAAWNCVCEFSKPTCVVVKHTNPCGVASRDDIIEAYRLAVKADPVSAFGGIVAFNVEVDEALAKDIREFRSPTDGETRMFYEIVVAPKYTKKGLAVLRGKSKTLRILEASKNIKGKLSLRQVGGGWLAQDADDLTPEDINFNIVSEKAPLENELNDAQFAWLCVKHVKSNAIVIAKNNCMLGMGSGQPNRLESLRIAMKKAGDELKGAALASDAFFPFAWNDAVEEACKSGIGFIAEPGGSIRDADAIDCCNKYGVSLAFTNVRHFRH, encoded by the exons ATGCTGGGTTTAGGCACTAGTTCTGCTGTTTCTACAAACGCTGCTGTCACCTCCTCAATTGTCAGCACAGGCCACCCCCTTCAAAGTGTCACCTACGCAACTTCCTCTGCTTTTCATCCAGCCACTGTGTTTCCGTCGCACCAATTG TCTGCGGCCACTTCGCATAACTTGAATTCGCTTCGTGTTAAAGCGATGGCAGAAGCTGCTTCAACTCTGAAGATGGAACCCAAGTCCGCACTTTCTG GAAAGAAGCAAGCGTTGATATCACTGTCAGACAAGAAGGATTTAGCTTTGCTTGGCGTTGGGCTGCAGCAATTGGG ATTCACAATTGTTTCCACGGGAGGAACAGCGTCGTCTTTAGAAGGTTCTGGTGTGGCTGTTACCAAGGTGGAGGAACTAACCCAATTTCCTGAAATG CTCGATGGTCGTGTAAAAACTTTACATCCTAATGTTCATGGAGGTATTCTTGCAAGAAGAGATCAAGAGCACCACATGGAAGCCTTGAATAATCATGGAATCG GTACATTTGATGTTGTAGTTGTGAACTTATATCCCTTCTATGACAAGGTTTCCGCTTCTACTGGAATTTCTTTTGAAGATGGAATTGAGAACATTGATATTGGTGGACCTGCCATGATCAGAGCTGCTGCTAAG AATCATCAGGATGTTTTGGTTGTAGTCGACTCCAGTGATTACCCAGAACTCCTAGAATATCTCAAAGAAGGTCGAGATGATGAGCAATTCCGGAGAAGGCTAGCCTGGAAAGCTTTTCAGCATGTTGCTTCTTATGATTCTGCCGTTTCGGAATGGTTGTGGAAGCAGACTGAGGGAG ATAAATTTCCTCCCAGCCTGACAGTTCCTTTGTCTCTCAAGAGTTCACTTCGGTATGGTGAAAACCCTCATCAGAGGGCTGCATTTTACGTTGATAAGTCTCTTGCAGAGGTCAACGCTGGTGGCATCGCAACTTCTGTCCAACACCATGGGAAG GAAATGTCATATAATAACTATTTAGATGCAGATGCAGCATGGAACTGTGTATGCGAGTTTAGCAAGCCGACCTGTGTGGTTGTTAAGCACACAAATCCCTGTGGAGTAGCATCGCGTGATGACATCATTGAAGCTTATAGGCTGGCTGTCAAAGCTGATCCTGTTAGTGCTTTTGGTGGCATTGTTGCCTTCAATGTTGAAGTTGACGAG GCTCTTGCAAAAGATATCAGAGAGTTCAGGAGTCCAACTGATGGTGAAACTCGTATGTTTTATGAGATTGTCGTTGCTCCTAAATATACCAAGAAGGGGCTTGCAGTACTTCGTGGGAAGTCCAAAACATTGAGAATCCTTGAGGCGAGTAAAAATATCAAAGGAAAGCTGTCCTTGAGACAAGTTGGTGGTGGGTGGTTAGCACAAGACGCGGATGATCTGACCCCAGAAGATATCAACTTCAATATTGTTTCAGAAAAGGCTCCACTCGAAAACGAGCTTAATGATGCGCAATTCGCCTGGCTTTGTGTCAAGCACGTGAAGAGCAATGCTATTGTCATCGCAAAG AATAATTGTATGCTAGGTATGGGAAGTGGGCAGCCAAACCGTCTCGAGAGTTTGAGAATAGCGATGAAGAAAGCAGGGGACGAACTCAAGGGAGCTGCATTGGCAAGCGATGCTTTCTTCCCATTCG CGTGGAATGATGCCGTAGAAGAAGCATGTAAAAGCGGGATCGGTTTCATTGCTGAGCCCGGTGGCAGCATCAGGGACGCCGACGCGATCGATTGCTGCAACAAGTATGGAGTTTCACTTGCCTTCACCAATGTCAGGCACTTCAGGCATTGA